CAATGGTCAGATCGCTGCCCAGCTCGGCATGCAACTCCCCAACGCATTACGCACCCACCCCATGTCGGCCAGTCCGGAAAAACCTTATTTAAAACCGGTGATGATCGAGGGGAGGACCCTCCTGGTGGTAAAAACGCCCATCGTTAAAAACAACAATTGGCTGGGCACCGATATTATCCTGTTTGCACCGCCGTTAACCGACAAGGTTTTTTCCGGAGCATTGCAAAGAACTCAAGGGGCAACATTTTTATGGCAACGCCACCCCTCGGTGGAGATGCTTCTGTCGCCAAAGAACGTTGACGAAAACGTCCTTGAAGAGGTGCGCACCTGCCCCCAGTTAAAGAAATGGGTTCAGTCCATTTCATCAAGCAGCGGATTGTTTGAATATAACAACGACGTCAACCACCAACCACGTATCGTTGCCTATGCGCCAATGACCGAGCTGGACTGGGTCCTGACAACCTTGGTCAATCAGGACAGCTTTTACAGCACCCTGTGGATCAAACTGACTCCGGTAATAGCTATTGCCATCGGCCTCACGCTACTCGGCGGGCTCGGTATGTACGTCATGCTGCGCCCCATGACCCGCCAGGTGATGATCCACTCCGATGAGCTGGAGCGAATTAACCGTTCTCTGCATCAGGAGATTGAGGAGCGTCAACAGGCCGAGCAGGACCTGATCGCCAATGAGCACGAGTGGTCGATCACGTTTGAATCGATCACCGACGCCATCACCATCCTTGACCCGCAAGGCAAGATCCGCAAACAAAACCTGGCAGCGCGGCGCATCAGTACCAGCTACGGTTCCGCCCTGAAAAACAGCCCCCAACACAGGAATCTGGTTCCGGTAGCCGACGCCCCCTCCCCGCTGCTGGAGCAGGCACTCACGCAGAAACGTGCTGTTCAGCAGATTTATCACGATGACGTGACCAATTCTTTCTTCCGTATCACCATCACACCGTTGATGCATGGGGAGAACCTGTTGGGAGCCGTGCAACTGGTTCACGATATCACCGAACAAACACGCATTGAAAAGCTGAAAAGCGAAACCGTTGCCGCGGTCAGTCATGAAATCCGTACGCCGCTCACCGCGATTATGGGCTTTGTCGAATTCATGCAAAACAATGAAACCACAGCGGAAGAGCGCCATAGCTATTTTCAGACGATTCAAAAAGAGATGGAGCGCCTGCAGGAGTTGATGAACGACTTCCTCGATTTGCAGCGGCTGCAATCGGCACTGGTGCCCTATCATTTTTCTCCAGTCAATCTGGAGGAGATTCTTCAGGATACCGTCAACTTATTCCGCATGGTTTCCAAACATCACCAACTGGTGTTCAACAGTCCGGGCAATGTTCCGAAAATCGTCGGCGACGGCAAACGACTGCAACAGGTGTTCAAAAACATTCTGTCCAATGCCGTCAAATATTCCCCGGATGGCGGCACCGTCACCACATCGTTACGCATCAGCCAGGACCATCTGTTTATCTGGATCAAAGATGAGGGAATCGGTATTCCGCCTCAGGATCAGGAAAAAATCTTCAACCGCTTCTATCGCGTGGATGACAGCGACCGACGCATTCCCGGCGGCCTCGGTCTCGGCCTGACCTTAGTGCAGGAGATTGTTAACGCCCACCAGGGACGCGTATGGGTGGAGAGTGCCCTGGGCAAGGGCAGTACCTTCTTTGTGGAGTTGCCGATAAACGGTCAGCAGACGACGGTGACGGAGAAACGGGAGTCGGCTGGAGAGTAAGAAATTAGAGTCAAAACCGCCGGGACTCGCCCCGGCAGCCGACAGACTTTTGGCTCGCCGCCCTTTAGGTCGGCGAATCATGCAACTCATCACCTCTGGCGTAACATATTGATGACATGCTTGCGCCGTGATCTATTTTTTCGTGGCACCCGTCTAACGGGTGGGACGGTGCCCACCCTGCGACAGAGTGTTATCGAACAACCTAGCAATGCTCCCGCGTCTTATGGAAGGTCACATCCGGCCATTGCTCAATGGTATGCTGCAACCGCCATTCGCTCGAAGCAAGGAAGGACAGATTGCCTTCGGCATCCCTGGCCAGCTGACTACGGTTCTGCTTCTCAAATTCTTCCATCTTTTTCTTGTCGTCGCAGGTCACCCAGCGCGCTGTAGCATAGTCGATCGACTCATAAACGGCATCAACACTGTACTCAGCCTGCAGGCGTGACATGATGACATCAAACTGCAGCACACCGACAGCACCGAGAATGTAATCACTGCCGAGCAGAGGCCGAAACAGCTGCACGGCGCCCTCTTCCGCCAATTGGACCAGACCTTTATCCAGCTGTTTGGTCTTGAGCGGATTTTTCAGCCGGACGCGGCGAAAATGTTCCGGAGCAAAACTGGGAATACCGACAAATTTCAACGGTTCCTTAATGGTAAAGGTATCACCGATCTTGATGGTGCCGTGGTTATGGACGCCGATAATATCGCCGGCATAGGCTTCT
This region of uncultured Desulfuromonas sp. genomic DNA includes:
- a CDS encoding ATP-binding protein, which produces MQIFDTTHFRKRLIAYVVLSLLLICVTIGSLTVASQYSILKENWKANLLEQIENKQLIVKNYLLKTISLAQQMASRSFIRDLLEAYKNGTLSLSTLRNSTERFLGDGLVFIPEAVGITRLCSNGQIAAQLGMQLPNALRTHPMSASPEKPYLKPVMIEGRTLLVVKTPIVKNNNWLGTDIILFAPPLTDKVFSGALQRTQGATFLWQRHPSVEMLLSPKNVDENVLEEVRTCPQLKKWVQSISSSSGLFEYNNDVNHQPRIVAYAPMTELDWVLTTLVNQDSFYSTLWIKLTPVIAIAIGLTLLGGLGMYVMLRPMTRQVMIHSDELERINRSLHQEIEERQQAEQDLIANEHEWSITFESITDAITILDPQGKIRKQNLAARRISTSYGSALKNSPQHRNLVPVADAPSPLLEQALTQKRAVQQIYHDDVTNSFFRITITPLMHGENLLGAVQLVHDITEQTRIEKLKSETVAAVSHEIRTPLTAIMGFVEFMQNNETTAEERHSYFQTIQKEMERLQELMNDFLDLQRLQSALVPYHFSPVNLEEILQDTVNLFRMVSKHHQLVFNSPGNVPKIVGDGKRLQQVFKNILSNAVKYSPDGGTVTTSLRISQDHLFIWIKDEGIGIPPQDQEKIFNRFYRVDDSDRRIPGGLGLGLTLVQEIVNAHQGRVWVESALGKGSTFFVELPINGQQTTVTEKRESAGE